TTATAGAATATAAATGATGATAAAAAGAGGATTGCAGGTGAGCGATTCTCTTTTTTACTGGATATTTTTTTCAAAGTATAGTACACTGTATCTCGTATAAAAAATATCAATGAGCATGTATGCAGTATCATGCGGCAGATATGAACTTAACTGAAAATGAAAAAGAGGAAAAATATGATGGAAAAGTTCTATCCGGATGAATATCTGGATTCAACCTATGAGATAGATTTTGATCAATTGTATGCGAAAGGGTACCGGGGGGTGATATTTGACATTGACAATACACTGGTACGGCATGGAGCACCGGCAGATGAGCGTGCATGTGCCCTGTTTGCACATTTAAAGGAACTGGGATTTTCGTGTATGCTTTTATCGAATAATAAAGAGCCACGTGTGAAAATGTTTAACGATGCAGTGAACGTTTCATATATTTACAAGGCAGGCAAACCGAATCCGGCAAATTATAAAAAAGCAATGGAAGAGTTAGGTACAGATACCGGCAATACCATTTTTGTCGGGGATCAGATCTTTACAGACGTATACGGTGCAAAGCGTGCCGGTATCCGTTCCATTCTGGTAAAACCGATTCATCCGAAAGAAGAGATACAGATCGTGTTAAAACGCTATCTGGAAAAAATCGTGCTGTTTTTTTACAGAAGGGATCTGGCAAAGAAAAACAAAGCAAAACAATAGATTGCATGTTTTTGGGCAAATTTATTGTTTGGAATAAAATGTTTCTATAAGAGCAAATAAATAAAAGGAAATGAGGAGAACAATGAAAATCGCTATTGGAAATGATCATGCAGCAACTGAGTTAAAATTTGTTATTATGGACTATCTGAAAGAATTAGGACATGAGGTTATTAATTTTGGAACAGATACGTCAGATAGCTGCAACTATCCGGAGTATGGAGAAAAAGTCGGACGCGCTGTTGTGGCAGGCGAGGCAGACTGTGGAGTGCTGATCTGTGGAACAGGTGTCGGTATTTCAATCGCAGCAAATAAAGTAAAAGGCGTGCGTGCAGCTGTATGCTCGGATTGTGCAACGGCAAGACTTGTAAAAGAGCATAATAATGCGAATATTATTGCATTCGGTGCAAGAATCGTTGGAACAGAGCTGGCAAAAGATATTGTAAAAGCGTATTTAGATGCTGAATTTTTAGGTGGAAGACATCAGACCAGAATTGATATGATCCATGAGATTGAGGAACGAAATTCATAAATATAAGTCTTTTTTGTCAATTTGATGGAGCAAAACGAAAAAAAACTTGAAATGTACAGGCATTTATTATAAAATAGAAAAATCAGAGAGTCCAAAACTCGGGCGTATGTTTAAGGAGGAAGTTACATGATTTCAGCAGGAGATTTCAGAAATGGTATTACCATCGAGTTAGAGGGGAACATTTACCAGATTATTGAATTCCAGCACGTTAAACCAGGTAAAGGTGCAGCGTTTGTTAGAACTAAGTTAAAAAATATTAAGAGTGGCGGTGTTGTTGAGAAAACATTCCGTCCTACAGAGAAATGCCCACAGGCACGTATTGACAGAAAAGATTATCAGTATCTGTATGCAGATGGTGATTTATTCTACTTCATGGATGTTGAGACATATGACCAGATCGCTTTATCCAAAGACGATATCGGTGATGCCTTAAAATTCGTAAAAGAGAACGAAATGGTAAAAATGTGCTCTCACAACGGAAGCGTATTCGCAGTAGAGCCGCCTCTGTTCGTAGAGTTAAGAATTACTGACACAGAGCCAGGTTTCAAAGGTGATACAGCAACAGGTGCTACAAAACCGGCAGTTGTTGAGACTGGTGCAACTGTATCTGTTCCATTATTCGTTGAGCAGGATGATGTGATCAAGATTGATACAAGAACAGGTGAGTACTTATCCAGAGTTTAATGGGTGCGAGTGCTGATTTGGCATAAAAGGCCCCGGAAGCATTTTGTTTCCGGGGTTTTTCGTCTAATATAGTGCTTTTAGGATTAAGATGGACAGGAGAGAATCATGAAGAAAATTGCGCTGATCATGGATGGCTGGAAAAGGTGGTTTACTTTTGCATGGCCGGCAGGTATTCTTCAGAGAATCAGGCAGACTGGCGAAGAAGTGAGTCTGTATATCTTTAACAGTTCCGGTGGATGGAGCTGCGATAATGAATATAATATCGGGGAATATAATATTTACCGGCTTCCGGAATTGTGCGAATTTGACGGTGTTATTCTTGATCTGAATAATATTGCTTATCCGAAGGTACGGGAAGAAGTGATACAGCGGGCAAAAGAGTCCGGTGTACCGGTTATTTCCATTGCAAATGAGATCGAAGATTTTTATTATGTCGGGATCAATAATGAAAAAGCAATGCGGATGATGATCGGACATCTCCATGAGAAACACGGATGTAAAAAATACTGGTTTGTCATGGGATCGGAAGATAATTATGAGAATGTAAAAAGAATATCTGCCTTAAAGACATATATGGATGAAAAACAGCTTGTATATTCGGAATCTGATTTTTATTGCGAGAGTTTTGAATATCAGTGTGGGGTAAATGGCTTTGAGAGGTTGCTTGAAACGCATGATGCACTGCCAGAGGCGATCATCTGTGGAAATGACAATATCGCCGTCGGTGTATGTGAGGCGGCAGCGGCACATGGATATCAGATTCCAGAGGATTTCTGTGTGACAGGTTTTGATAATTTTGACAAGGCAGCATATTATGAGCCGAGGATTTCAACGATCGGTCATA
The Roseburia rectibacter DNA segment above includes these coding regions:
- a CDS encoding YqeG family HAD IIIA-type phosphatase, which translates into the protein MMEKFYPDEYLDSTYEIDFDQLYAKGYRGVIFDIDNTLVRHGAPADERACALFAHLKELGFSCMLLSNNKEPRVKMFNDAVNVSYIYKAGKPNPANYKKAMEELGTDTGNTIFVGDQIFTDVYGAKRAGIRSILVKPIHPKEEIQIVLKRYLEKIVLFFYRRDLAKKNKAKQ
- the rpiB gene encoding ribose 5-phosphate isomerase B is translated as MKIAIGNDHAATELKFVIMDYLKELGHEVINFGTDTSDSCNYPEYGEKVGRAVVAGEADCGVLICGTGVGISIAANKVKGVRAAVCSDCATARLVKEHNNANIIAFGARIVGTELAKDIVKAYLDAEFLGGRHQTRIDMIHEIEERNS
- the efp gene encoding elongation factor P; translated protein: MISAGDFRNGITIELEGNIYQIIEFQHVKPGKGAAFVRTKLKNIKSGGVVEKTFRPTEKCPQARIDRKDYQYLYADGDLFYFMDVETYDQIALSKDDIGDALKFVKENEMVKMCSHNGSVFAVEPPLFVELRITDTEPGFKGDTATGATKPAVVETGATVSVPLFVEQDDVIKIDTRTGEYLSRV